Within Pseudomonas sp. LBUM920, the genomic segment CTTTTGTTCCTGGTCCAGGGACTGCATGGCGGTCATCAGCAGCAGGATGGCGAAGGGCAGCCATTGCCACGACACGATGATGATGATCGACAGCAACGGGTAGTGCGCCAGCCAGTCCACGGGCTCGGCGCCGAACAGCTTCCACACGGCGGCGAGAATCCCCGACACCGGGTGAAAAATCAGGTTCTTCCAGATCAGCGCACCGACGGTGGGCATGATGAAGAACGGTGAAATCAACATCACCCGCACCACGCCACGGCCGAAAAACTCACTGGCCTCGAGCAGGGCGCTGATCAACACGCCGAACACCACGCTGATCAACAGCACGCTGCCCACCAGCAGCAACGTATTGGTGGCGCCGGGCAGGAAGCCTGAATCGGTGATGAAGTAAGTGAAGTTTTCCAGGCCCACGAATTGGTTTTCGCCGGGGTAGAGCAGGTTGTAGCGGATCAGCGAAAAGTACAGGGTCATGCCCAGCGGCACGATCATCCACAGCAGCAGCAAGGCCACCGAGGGGCTGACAAGGAACCAGCCGGGGTTGGCCAGGCGGCTTTTACGCGGCTTTTCAGGCGCGGCGGTTTGCACTTTGGCAGTGGTGGTATTCATAGGATCAGAACCAGTCAGGTACATGCAAAACTAGAGTCGAAGCGCGGTCAATGTGGGCGCTGGCTTGTGTGGGAGCTGGCTTGCCTGCGATGGCATCAACTCGGTTTAAACAGAAAGACCGAGGTGTCTGTATCGCAGGCAAGCCAGCTCCCACATGAAAGCAGCGCCTACATAAAGCCGTTCCCACATTGACAGGGATGAACCCGCTTATTTGGGATAGCCCGCCCGCTTCATTTCACGCTCGGTGGTGGTCTGCGCGGCGGTCAAGGCTTGATCCACCGTTTGCTGACCGGTCAGCGCGCCCGAGAAGAACTTGCCGACCTGGGTACCAATGGCCTGGAATTCAGGAATGGTCACCAACTGGATACCGATATACGGCACCGGCTTGAGGGTCGGTTTGGTCGGGTCGGCGACTTTCAGCGATTCCAGCGTTACCTTGGCAAACGGCGCGGCCTTCATGTATTCGTCGCTGTAGGTCGACTTGCGCGTGCCTGGTGGTACGTTGGCAATGCCGTCGGTCTTGGCCACGAGCTGGTTGTATTCCTTGGACGTTGCCCAACTGGTGAAGACCTTGGCCGCGTCCTTGGCTTTGGAGCTGGTGGGAATCGCCAGGCTCCAGGAGTACAGCCACGACGTGCCCTTGTCGGTCGTCTCGTGCGGGGCAAAGGTGAAGCCCACGTGATCGGAGACCTTGCTCTGAGTCTTGTCGGTGACAAACGAGCCGGCCACGCTGGCATCGACCCAAATCGCGCACTTGCCGCTGTTGAACAGCGCCAGGTTTTCGTTGAAACCGTTGCTGGATGCACCCGGCGGGCCGGATTTCTTCATGTTGTCGACGTAGAAGTTCAGCGCGTCCTTCCACTCGGGACCGTTGAATTCGGGTTGCCACTTCTCATCGAACCAGCGCGCGCCGTAGCCGTTGGCCAGGGTCGTGATCAGCGCCATATTCTCACCCCAACCGGCTTTGCCGCGCAGGCACAGGCCGTACTGCTCTTTGGTCTTGTCGGTGAGTTTGGCCGCGAATTCGCCGATCTGGGTCCAGGTCGGGTGCTCGGGCATGGTCAGCCCGGCGTCCTTGAACAGGTCGGTGCGGTAGTAGGTGATCGAGCTTTCGGCGTAGAACGGCAGGGCGTACAGCGAGCCCTTGACGGACAAACCGTCACGCACTGAAGGGAAAACATCGTCGAGGTCGTAGGACGCCGGCAGATCTTTCATCGGCTCCAGCCAGCCCTTGGCGCCCCAGAGTGCGGCTTCGTACATGCCAATGGTCAACACGTCGAACTGTCCGCCCTGGGTGGCGATGTCGGTGGTCAGGCGTTGGCGCAGCACGTTTTCTTCGAGCACCACCCAGTTCAACTTGATGTCCGGATGCTCGGTCTCGAAGGTCTTCGAGAGTTTTTGCATGCGGATCATGTCGCTGTTGTTGACGGTGGCAATGGTCAGGGTTTGCGCGCCAAAACTGACGGCGCTGAGGGTCATGCATACAGTCATGCAAGAACAGGCAAGCAGCGTTTTTGCTGTGAACTTCATCGCGCACTCCATTTCTGCGCCCAGGGGCTACAGAAGGACAGTTATTGTTGTTGTGTCTTCCTACGAACAGTCAGGAAGAGTGTGCGTTGATTACAGCCTTCAAATGGGGTTATGACAAATCCTTGGGCGCACTTGGACTGATACTTTTTTGCACTCATCAGCCAGGTTGCTGAAACAGTTAAGCCAGGTTTTGTTCCGTCAGCCGCTGCACCGCCAGGCGCCGGTAGTGGGAGGGCGTCATGCCTTTGAGCTGCTGAAAGCGCCGATTGAAGTTGGAGATGTTGTTGAAACCCGACTCGAAGCACACGTCGGTCACGGCTTTATCGCCGTCTGCCAGCAATTCGCAGGACTTGCTGATGCGCAACCGGTTTACGAACTCGATAAACGTGCGCCCCGTGGCCTGTTTGAATACGCGGGAAAAATACGTCGGCTTCATCCCCAGGTATTCCGCGACTTCCTCCAGCGATAACTCGCGGGCGTAGTGGGCGAAAATGTAGTCCACCGCGCGGTTGGTGCGGTCGATGCTGTGCTCATCCGCCAGTTGCGGCGTGGTCACGCCAGACAATAATTGGTAGTGCTCACACGCACTCAGCACTTCCAGCAAGATAAAAAAGTGCCCCAGGCGCGCCATGCCCTGGGCGTCTTCGATGCGCTGCATCAACGTCATGGCTTGGGCGATGGTTTTTTTGCAGCGGAACTCGATGCCGTATTGTGCGCGCTCAAGCAACGGCGCGAGGCTCTTGAGCTCGGTAAAGATCTGACTGCCGCCCTCGAACAGCTCATCGGTAAAGTTGACCAGCATGTCGCGCTTGGGCACGACCTCGTCTTCCTCCACCTGGCTGATCCAGTTGTGGGGCAGGTTGGGGCCGGTGAGGAACAGGCTTTCCGGATAAAAATTGCCGATGTAATCGCCGATAAACACCTTGCCGGAGCTGGCGACAATCAAGTGCAGCTCGTATTCCTTGTGGAAATGCCAGCGCACCAGCGGGCACGGGAAGCCGTGTTGGCGATAGATGATGGACAGACCGTTGTGATCGTCCATCAGCTCGTAGGAAGGGTCGGTGATTCGCGTTGCTCGGGTCATGCTGCCGTCGCTTTATTGTGGTTGCTGCCAGGGATAATGCCCCCTTGCGCGCGACCTCGCCAGCCTCGATGGCTAGACGCTGCGGTTTTTGGCCTCGATCCACTGGGACATGTACTGCGTACTTTTATGCGCATGGTGGCGCAGCATGCTGCCGGTGAAGTTGTCCCGGCGATGGGCCGCGAGCCGGAGGCGGCACTGCTCCAGGCATTGCACCAGCGCCGGGCCGTGCAGGGCCTGGTCGTAGCGGCGGGCAAGCAGGCGCCGGCCATCCTCCTGGGCCTGGGTCCACCGTTCGCGGTCCTGGTACAGCGCCACGGCGGCGGCTGCCAGGGCCGGCGCGCTGTGTTCGATCGCACCCGGCCACGGTTGCTCATCACCCATGCCTTCGGCACCGATGGGCGTGGTGACATTCGGCGTGCCGCAGAGCATTGCGTCCATCAGCTTGCCCTTGATCCCGGCGCCGAAGCGCAGCGGTGCCAGGCAGATACGCGCGGCGCTCATGACTTGCAGGGCGTCTTCGGCCCAGTTCATCACATGAAACCCTTGCGCTGGGTTGTGCAATGCCGTGGCCTTGGGCGGGGTGTAGGAACCGTAGATATGTAACTGCGCGCCTGGTAATTGCTGACGGATCAGCGGCCACAGGCTGCTCTTCATCCATAACACCGCATCCCAGTTGGGCGCATGGCGGAAGTTGCCAATGCTCAGAAAGTGCGCACGGTCCTCGAACGGTGCGAAGGGTTCGGTCGGCGGTTCCAGCATCAACGGGCACCCGTGGAGCAGGGCGGCGGGCACTTTGAACTGTTCGGTGAGCAGGCGGATTTCCACGTCGGAGATCACCAGGCTGATATCACAGCGGTAAATCGCCGCGATTTCGCGCTTGGCCAGGTCGGTGTCGGCCATCCGCCGGAATTCTTCCTTTAACGCCGGATTGAACAGCGCACTGAAGTCATCGCTCTCGGGGTGGGCCTTGAGGTGGTCCTTGAAACGCTGGTGGCGAGCGTCACGCAGGCTTTGCAAATCGGACGTTTCCAGCACGCGCAGGGCGTCGGGGCAGCATTTCTCTACGCGCCAGCCGAATTGCTCTTCCATCATGAAGCGGTCGAATACCACGATATCCGGGGCCAGCTCGCGAATAAAATCATCGAAACTGCTGTTATTGAGTTCGATGGCGCATTCGGTGATGCCCAGCGCCGGCAAGTCGGCCTTGTGCTCGCCCACGGTTGCCGGGCTGCTGAACGTGATGTCCCAGCCCTGGTCCAGGAAGCTCTGCAATATCTGCATCATGTGCCCGCCGGCGGCCGAGGAGCGTGGTTCCGGCCAGACATAACCAATGACCAGGACTTTGGTGGCGGGCTGATTCATCAACAACGGATTCCTTGAAGGGCGGGCGAAAAGCGCGCAATTAAACCATAGCCGTTGTTAATCGGGCGCCCGCATGACAATTTACGCCCGGCCATAGGTAGCTTCGCCCGTTTGTGGTTAACTTCTGCGTCTCGAATTCGTTTCAATAAACCCAGCATAAGGATTCTCTTCATGGCTCAAGTCACCCATCGTGGTAACCCAATCAAGGTTGAAGGCGAGCTGCCGCAAACCGGTACCCAGGCCCCCGATTTCATCCTGACTGCCGGCGACCTGTCGGACGCAACCCTGGCCACATTCGCCGGCAAGCGCAAAGTACTCAACATCTTCCCAAGTGTTGACACCCCAACCTGCGCCACTTCGGTACGCAAGTTCAATGCTCAGGCCAACGACCTGAACAATGCCGTGGTGCTGTGCATTTCCAGCGACCTGCCGTTTGCCCAGGCCCGTTTCTGCGGCACTGAAGGCCTGGAAAACGTGAAGAACCTGTCGGATTTCCGCGACCCGGGCTTCGCCGTTGACTACGGTGTGTCGATTGTCGAAGGCGCGCTGCGCGGCCTGACCGCCCGTGCCGTTGTGGTACTGGACGAAAACAACAACGTGCTGCACAGCGAGTTGGTCAGCGAAATCGGCCAAGAGCCGAACTACGAAGCCGCCCTGGCTGTTTTGAAGTAACTGTTTCAGCGCATTACTGTCTTTTCGCAGTAACACGCTTGATAGATGATTGCGGCCTGGCCTAGTCCAGGCCGTTTTCATTTAGAGTCAGCGGCTTAGCTAAATAGCCCATAAACTAAGGCCAGAAGTTAAAAGTTGTAATCCAAGGTAAATAGCCGGTAAAGGCGCTTTTCTTAATGCGCCTCAGTGCTTATCTTTCAGCCTCCCAAAGTAGAAGCTCTCGCGCCCAATGGTTGATCACTCCATGCAATCCTCCCCCCGCAACTCCCGCCGCTGGCTGTTCGGCCTGCTCGTGCTGCTGGTTATCGCCGTCCTGTGCTGGAAGTTCTGGCCCGGCAGCCACAAGGATGCCGGCGAGAAAAAACCGGCCGGGCATGCCGGCAAGTCGGGGATGATGCGCCCGGGCTTCGGGGGTTCCACCGGCCCGATTCCCGTGCGCGTGGCGCCGGCGGTGCTGGGTGAGTTCCCGGTGTACTACAAGGCATTGGGCACGGTCACCGCGCTCAATACCATTAACGTACGCAGCCGGGTGGGCGGTGAGCTGGTGAAGATTGCCTTTGAAGAAGGGCAGATGGTCAAGGCTGGCGACCTGCTGGCGGAAATCGACCCGCGCAGCTACCAGAATGCCTTGCTGCAGGCCCAGGGCACGCTGTTGCAAAACCAGGCGCAGTTGAAAAACGCCCAGGTTGATGTCCAGCGTTACCGCGACCTGTATGCCCAGGACAGTATCGCCAAGCAGACCCTGGACACCGCCGAAGCGCTGGTCCTGCAATATCAGGGCACGGTCAAGACCAACCAGGGCGCAGTGGACGACGCCAAGCTCAACCTCGAATTCACCAAGATCCGCGCGCCTATCGGTGGCCGTGTGGGCTTGCGCCAGGTCGACGTGGGCAACCTGGTGGCGGCCAACGACACGACCTTCCTGGCGGTGATCACCCAGACGCAGCCGATCAGTGTGGTTTTCACCCTGCCGGAAAACACCCTGGACACCGTCCTTGCCCGTTACCACGCCGGCAACAAGCTGCCGGTGGAGGCCTGGGACCGTGGCGACGCCAAAAAACAGGCCGTGGGTGTGCTGCAAAGCCTGGACAACCAGATCGACGTGACCACCGGTACCCTGAAATTCAAGGGCCGCTTCGATAACAAGGACCAGGCGCTGTTCCCCAACCAGTTCGTCAACGTGCACCTGCTCGCCGACACCCTGCACAACGTGGTGCTGGCGCCGTCTGCCGCGATTCAGTTTGGCAACAACGGCACCTTCGTCTACAAGCTCGACGGCGACAAGAAGGTCAAGGTCCAGCCACTGGTGGTCGGCGATACTGATGGCGACAACACCGTGATCAAGGAAGGCCTGGCGGCCGGCGACCGTGTGGTGATGGAAGGCACCGACCGCTTGAAGGATGGCAGCGAAATCGAAGTGGTCAACGACAGCAGCGACGTGCCGACCACCCCGACCGAGCACCTGCAAGGCAAGCCTGCGGCAAAAGGGGAGACCGGCGCTAACGCCGGCAAGGCGCAAAAGGTCGGTTCATGAACCTGTCGCGGTTGTTTATCCTTCGCCCGGTTGCCACCACGCTGAGCATGCTGGCCATTGTCCTGGCCGGCATCATTTCCTATCGCTTGCTGCCGGTGTCGGCCTTGCCCCAGGTGGATTACCCAACCATCCGGGTGATGACCCTGTACCCCGGCGCCAGCCCCGATGTGATGACCAGCGCGGTCACCGCGCCGCTTGAGCGCCAGTTCGGGCAAATGCCCGGCCTGACCCAAATGGCGTCCACCAGCTCGGGCGGTGCGTCGGTGCTGACCTTGCGTTTCAACCTCGACATCAATATGGATGTCGCCGAGCAACAGGTGCAGGCCGCGATCAACGCCGCGACCAACCTGCTGCCCAAGGATTTGCCGGCACCGCCGGTGTACAACAAGGTCAACCCCGCGGACACCCCGGTGCTGACTCTGGCGATTACCTCCAAGACCATGCTGCTGCCCAAGCTCAATGACTTGGTGGATACGCGCATGGCGCAAAAGATTGCCCAGATCAGTGGCGTCGGCATGGTCAGCATCGCCGGCGGCCAACGCCAGGCCGTGCGCATCAAGGTCAACCCCGAGGCCCTGGCCGCCAATGGCTTGAACCTGTCGGACGTGCGCACGCTGATCGCCGCGTCCAACGTCAACCAGCCTAAAGGCAACTTCGACGGCCCGACGCGGGTGTCGATGCTGGACGCCAACGACCAGTTGGTCTCGCCCCAGCAATACGCCGAATTGATCCTGGCCTACAACAATGGCGCACCCCTGCGCCTCAAGGATGTGGCACAGATCGTCGACGGCGCCGAAAACGAGCGCCTTGCCGCCTGGGCCAACGAAAACCAGGCCGTGCTGCTGAATATCCAGCGCCAGCCGGGCGCCAACGTGATTGAGGTCGTCGACCGTATCAAGGCGTTGCTGCCGAGCATCACCGAAAACCTGCCGGCCGGCCTGGACGTGACGGTGCTCACCGACCGTACCCAGACCATCCGCGCCTCGGTCACCGATGTGCAACATGAATTGCTGATCGCCATTGCCTTGGTGGTGATGGTGACGTTTCTGTTTTTACGCCGTGTCAGCGCCACGATCATTCCGTCCATCGCCGTGCCGCTGTCGCTGATCGGCACCTTTGGCGTGATGTACCTGGCGGGCTTCTCCGTCAACAACCTCACGCTGATGGCCCTGACCATCGCCACCGGTTTTGTGGTGGACGATGCCATCGTGATGCTGGAGAACATCTCGCGCTATATCGAGGAGGGCGAGACGCCGCTCAATGCTGCGCTCAAGGGCGCCAAGCAGATCGGCTTCACCCTGATTTCCCTGACCCTGTCGCTGATCGCGGTGTTGATCCCGCTGTTGTTCATGGCTGACGTGGTGGGGCGGCTGTTCCGCGAGTTCGCGATCACCCTGGCGGTGGCGATCCTGATTTCCCTGGTGGTCTCGCTGACGCTCACGCCGATGATGTGCGCGCGGCTGCTCAAGCGCGAACCCAAGGAAGAAGAACAGGGCCGTTTCTACAAGGCCAGCGGCGCCTGGATCGACTGGCTGATCGAAGCCTACGGGCGCAAGTTGCAGTGGGTGCTCAGGCACCAGCCGCTGACCTTGCTGGTGGCCATCGCCACCCTGGGCCTGACGGTCGTGCTGTACCTGGTGGTGCCCAAGGGCTTCTTCCCGGTGCAGGACACCGGGGTCATCCAGGGTATTTCCGAAGCGCCGCAGTCGATTTCGTTTGCCGCGATGAGCCAGCGCCAGCAAGAGCTGGCCAAGGTGATCCTGGCTGATCCAGCGGTGGAAAGCCTGTCGTCCTATATTGGTGTGGATGGCGATAACGCCACCCTCAACAGCGGGCGCCTGTTGATCAACCTCAAGGCGCACGGCCAGCGCGACTTGAGTGCGGCCCAGGTGATCACACGGCTGCAGCCGGAAATCGACAAGCTGGTGGGCATTCGCCTGTTCATGCAGCCGGTGCAGGACCTGACGATCGAAGACCGCGTCAGCCGTACCCAGTACCAATTCAGCATGTCGTCGCCCGACGCCGACCTGCTGGCGCTGTGGAGCGACAAGCTGGTACACGCCCTCAGCCAGTTGCCGGAACTTACCGACGTCGCCAGCGACCTGCAGGACAAAGGCCTGCAGGTGTTCCTGGTGATCGACCGCGACGCCGCTTCGCGCCTGGGCGTCAGCGTATCGACCATCACCGACGCACTGTACGACGCCTTTGGCCAGCGGCAGATTTCCACCATTTATACGCAGGCCAGCCAGTACCGGGTGGTCTTGCAGGCCCAATCCGGTGAAACCCTCGGCCCGGCGGCGCTGAACCAGATCCACGTGAAGACCGCCGACGGCGGCCAGGTGCGCCTGTCGAGCCTGGCCCACGTGGAGCAGCGCCAGGCGCAGTTGGCGATCGCGCACATCGGCCAGTTCCCGGCGGTGATGATGTCGTTCAACCTGGCCCCCGGCGTCGCGCTGGGCAAAGGTGTGGAGCTGATCAACCAGACCCAGAAAGACATTGGCATGCCAGTGGGGGTGCAGACCCAGTTCCAGGGCGCGGCCCAGGCGTTCGAAGCGTCGCTGTCGAGCACCTTGCTGCTGATCCTGGCGGCGGTGGTCACCATGTACATCGTGCTGGGCGTACTCTACGAGAGCTACATCCACCCGATCACCATCCTTTCGACCTTGCCGTCGGCAGCGGTGGGGGCCTTGCTGGCATTGCTGCTCAGCGGCAATGACCTGGGCATGATCGCGATCATCGGCATCATCCTGCTGATCGGTATCGTGAAAAAGAACGCGATCATGATGATCGACTTCGCCCTCGACGCCGAGCGTAACCAGGGCCTGGACCCGCAGACCGCGATCTACCAGGCGGCGCTGCTGCGTTTCCGGCCGATCCTGATGACCACCCTGGCCGCCCTGTTCGGTGCGGTGCCGTTGATGCTCGCCACCGGCTCCGGCGCCGAGCTGCGCCAGCCCCTGGGCCTGGTGATGGTCGGCGGCTTGCTGGTGAGCCAGGTATTGACCCTGTTCACCACGCCGGTGATCTACCTGTACTTCGACCGCCTTGGCCGCCGCTGGCGCAAAGAGCCGCAAAGCCTGGAGCCGGTTGAGTCATGAACCTGTCCGGACCGTTCATTCGCCGGCCGGTAGCGACCATGCTGCTGAGCCTGGCGATCATGTTGCTCGGCGGCGTCAGCTTCAACTTGCTGCCGGTGTCGCCGTTGCCGCAGATCGACTTCCCGGTGATCGTGGTCTCGGCCAGTTTGCCCGGGGCCAGCCCCGAGGTGATGGCGTCCACCGTGGCCACGCCGCTGGAGCGCTCGTTCGGCGCGATTGCCGGCATCACCACCATGAGCAGTTCGTCGAGCCAGGGCTCGACGCGGGTAATCCTCGCCTTTGACTCCGACCGGGATATCAACGGCGCGGCGCGCGAAGTGCAGGCGGCCATCAACGCTTCGCGCAACCTGCTGCCCAGCGGTATGCGCAGCATGCCGACCTACAAGAAGATCAACCCGTCCCAGGCGCCGATCATGGTGCTGTCGCTGACCTCCGACGTGCTGCAAAAGGGCGAGTTGTACGACCTGGCCTCGACCATTCTTTCGCAAAGCCTGTCGCAGGTGCCGGGTGTGGGTGAAGTGCAGATCGGCGGCAGCTCCCTGCCGGCGGTGCGCATCGAGCTGGAACCCAAGGCCCTCGACCAGTACGGCGTGGCCCTGGACGACGTGCGCAACACCATTGCCAATGCCAACCAGCGCCGGCCCAAGGGCTCGCTGGAAGACAGCGAGCGCAACTGGCAGATCCAGGCCAACGACCAACTGGAAAAGGCCAAGGATTACGAGCCGCTGCTGATTCGCTACCAGAACGGCGCGGCCTTGCGCCTGGGCGACGTGGCAAAAATCAGCGACGGCGTTGAAGACCGCTACAACAGCGGCTTTTTCAACAATGATTCGGCGGTGCTGCTGGTGATCAACCGCCAGTCCGGCGCCAACATCATCGAGACGGTGCGGCAGATCAAGGCCCAGCTGCCGGCGTTGCAGGCGGTGTTGCCGTCCAGCGTCAAGCTCAACCTGGCCATGGACCGTTCCCCGGTGATCACCGCGACCCTGCATGAAGCCGAGATGACCTTGCTGATTGCCGTGGCCCTGGTGGTGCTGGTGGTGTACCTGTTCCTGGGCAATTTCCGTGCTTCGTTGATCCCGACCCTGGCGGTGCCGGTGTCGTTGGTGGGCACCTTTGCGGTGATGTACCTGTTCGGCTTCTCGCTGAACAACTTCTCGCTGATGGCGCTGATTCTGGCCACGGGCCTGGTGGTGGACGATGCCATCGTGGTGCTGGAGAACATTTCCCGGCATATCGACGACGGCGTGCCGCCGATGAAGGCGGCGTATCTGGGCGCGCAGGAAGTCGGCTTTACCTTGTTGTCGATGAACGTGTCGCTGGTGGCGGTGTTCCTGTCCATCCTGTTTATGGGCGGTATCGTCACCAACCTATTCCGAGAGTTTTCCATCACCTTGTCGGCGGCGATCATCGTCTCGCTGATCGTCTCGCTGACCTTGACCCCGATGCTCTGCGCGCGTTGGCTCAAACCGCACATCAAGGGGCATATGAGCGGTTTGCAGCGCTGGAGCCACAGGATCAACGAGCGCATGGTGGCGGTGTATGCCACCAGCCTGGACTGGGTACTGCGTCACCGACGCCTGACCCTGCTGAGCCTGTTGCTTACCGTGGGCGTGAACATCGCGCTGTACGTGGTGGTGCCGAAAACCTTTATGCCGCAGCAGGACACCGGTCAGTTGATCGGCTTTGTGCGCGGCGACGACGGGCTGTCGTTCAACGTGATGCAGCCGAAGATGGAGACCTTTCGCAAGGCGGTCCTCAAGGACCCGGCGGTGCTCAGCGTGGCCGGCTTTATCGGCGGCAACAACGGCACCAACAACGCGGTGATGCTGGTGCGCCTCAAGCCTATCGCCGAGCGCAAGATCTCGGCCCAGGCGGTGATCGAGCGTATTCGCAAGGAAGTACCGCTGGTGCCGGGCGGTCGCTTGTTCCTGATGGCCGACCAGGACCTGCAATT encodes:
- a CDS encoding efflux RND transporter permease subunit; translation: MNLSGPFIRRPVATMLLSLAIMLLGGVSFNLLPVSPLPQIDFPVIVVSASLPGASPEVMASTVATPLERSFGAIAGITTMSSSSSQGSTRVILAFDSDRDINGAAREVQAAINASRNLLPSGMRSMPTYKKINPSQAPIMVLSLTSDVLQKGELYDLASTILSQSLSQVPGVGEVQIGGSSLPAVRIELEPKALDQYGVALDDVRNTIANANQRRPKGSLEDSERNWQIQANDQLEKAKDYEPLLIRYQNGAALRLGDVAKISDGVEDRYNSGFFNNDSAVLLVINRQSGANIIETVRQIKAQLPALQAVLPSSVKLNLAMDRSPVITATLHEAEMTLLIAVALVVLVVYLFLGNFRASLIPTLAVPVSLVGTFAVMYLFGFSLNNFSLMALILATGLVVDDAIVVLENISRHIDDGVPPMKAAYLGAQEVGFTLLSMNVSLVAVFLSILFMGGIVTNLFREFSITLSAAIIVSLIVSLTLTPMLCARWLKPHIKGHMSGLQRWSHRINERMVAVYATSLDWVLRHRRLTLLSLLLTVGVNIALYVVVPKTFMPQQDTGQLIGFVRGDDGLSFNVMQPKMETFRKAVLKDPAVLSVAGFIGGNNGTNNAVMLVRLKPIAERKISAQAVIERIRKEVPLVPGGRLFLMADQDLQFGGSRDQTSAQYSYILQSGDLAALRLWYPKVVAALRELPELTAIDAREGRGAAQVTLVVDRDQAKRLGIDMSMVTAVLNNAYSQRQISTIYDSLNQYQVVMEVNPKYAQDPITLNQMQVITSTGARVPLSTIAHYENSLADDRVSHEGQFASENIAFDMSPGVTVEQGTAAIERAIAKVGLPEDVIAKMAGTADAFAATQKGQPFMILGALVAVYLVLGILYESYIHPLTILSTLPSAGVGALLSIYLLGGEFSLISLLGLFLLIGVVKKNAILMIDLALQLERHDGMSPLESIRSACLLRLRPILMTTLAAILGALPLLLGSGDGAEMRQPLGLTIIGGLVFSQILTLYTTPVVYLYLDRARHRFNAWRGVRTDAALDTAL